A genomic window from Streptomyces sp. NBC_00234 includes:
- a CDS encoding LLM class flavin-dependent oxidoreductase produces MATEVLWYIIPREGAYPWEPEGRRTADLGYLSRLAGTVEHLGYSGALLATDLYDVWPLGSALAATTSTRFKPLLAVHPGLISPTLLAKMALSFDQLFGGRLRFNVVNGSTKSLQEYGLHVEHDERYELSAEYWSIVKRLTAGEVFDHKGRFYDLKNAGASFRELKPVQDPHIPLWFGGSSAPGIEMAAEHVDVFLTWGEPPHLLKEKLERVRARAAAYGRTLRIGLRLHLIVRDTEDEAWAAADRLLDVTSEATYARQLGDRAGEDGVGWQRQFRQHGGKVPAHARELEVHPNMWPGMSLFRPGPGTAVVGSTAQVVERLKEFEDLGVDTFILSGNPLLEEAYRVAETVLPALGVRR; encoded by the coding sequence ATGGCCACCGAAGTCCTCTGGTACATCATTCCGCGCGAAGGCGCCTATCCCTGGGAACCCGAAGGGCGCCGAACGGCCGACCTCGGCTATCTGAGCCGGCTCGCCGGAACCGTCGAACACCTCGGCTACAGCGGGGCGTTGCTCGCCACCGACCTGTACGACGTGTGGCCGCTGGGCAGCGCGCTCGCCGCCACCACCAGCACCCGCTTCAAACCGCTGCTCGCCGTCCACCCCGGACTGATCTCGCCCACCCTGCTGGCGAAGATGGCGCTCAGCTTCGACCAGCTCTTCGGCGGCCGACTCCGCTTCAACGTCGTCAACGGTTCGACGAAATCGCTCCAGGAGTACGGACTCCACGTGGAGCACGACGAGCGGTACGAGCTGAGCGCCGAGTACTGGTCGATCGTGAAGCGGCTCACCGCCGGAGAGGTCTTCGACCACAAGGGCCGCTTCTACGACCTGAAGAACGCGGGTGCCTCGTTCCGCGAGCTGAAGCCCGTCCAGGACCCGCACATCCCGCTCTGGTTCGGCGGCTCGTCCGCCCCCGGCATCGAGATGGCGGCCGAGCACGTCGACGTCTTCCTCACCTGGGGCGAGCCTCCGCATCTGCTCAAGGAGAAGCTGGAGCGCGTCCGGGCCAGGGCCGCAGCGTACGGCCGGACCCTGCGCATCGGTCTGCGGCTCCACCTCATCGTCCGCGACACGGAGGACGAGGCGTGGGCGGCCGCCGACCGGCTCCTCGACGTCACGAGCGAGGCCACGTACGCCCGGCAGCTGGGGGACCGGGCGGGCGAGGACGGGGTCGGCTGGCAGCGCCAGTTCCGCCAGCACGGCGGGAAGGTCCCCGCCCACGCACGGGAGCTGGAGGTCCATCCCAACATGTGGCCGGGGATGAGCCTGTTCCGCCCGGGGCCCGGCACCGCCGTCGTCGGTTCGACGGCCCAGGTCGTCGAGCGCCTCAAGGAGTTCGAGGACCTGGGGGTCGACACCTTCATCCTCTCCGGAAATCCCCTCCTGGAGGAGGCGTACCGAGTCGCGGAAACGGTGCTCCCGGCGCTGGGCGTCCGCCGCTGA
- a CDS encoding ABC transporter substrate-binding protein, whose translation MTITIGVHSSNPSLYYLYHLTRLGFAQEELAPLGETVAFHPYTNGVRTGELLTQGVIDFGGTGSTPPITAQAEGHDLVYTAVSAARPEHGALLVPEAAPVRTVADLKGATVHLAIGSWQTHLVAKALDDVGLSYADDITPERSTEESEHLLRSGAIAAWVAQGPQLAAAQRTGGLRTLVRTADVISDRSVFFTRRELAESRPEVVEALTRALRRADGWAAAHPRAAAEIAAADLGGSADDWETALRALPWRIEAVSEEFIAEQQEAADIFHRTGFIPGPVTVARARAAAPVV comes from the coding sequence ATGACCATCACCATCGGTGTACACAGCAGTAATCCGTCCCTCTACTACCTGTACCACCTGACCCGACTCGGATTCGCCCAGGAGGAGCTGGCTCCGCTCGGCGAGACCGTGGCCTTCCACCCGTACACGAACGGCGTCCGGACCGGTGAGCTGCTCACCCAGGGAGTCATCGACTTCGGCGGCACCGGCTCCACCCCGCCCATCACCGCCCAGGCCGAGGGCCACGACCTCGTCTACACCGCCGTCTCCGCCGCACGCCCCGAGCACGGGGCGCTGCTCGTCCCCGAGGCCGCCCCGGTCCGCACGGTCGCCGACCTCAAGGGCGCCACCGTCCACCTCGCGATCGGCTCCTGGCAGACCCACCTGGTGGCCAAGGCGCTCGACGACGTCGGGCTCTCGTACGCCGACGACATCACGCCCGAACGCAGCACGGAGGAGAGCGAACACCTGCTGCGCTCCGGAGCCATAGCCGCCTGGGTCGCCCAGGGCCCGCAGCTCGCCGCCGCCCAACGGACCGGTGGACTGCGCACCCTCGTCCGTACCGCCGACGTCATCTCCGACCGCTCCGTGTTCTTCACCCGCCGCGAACTCGCCGAGAGCCGCCCCGAGGTCGTCGAGGCGCTCACCCGCGCCCTCCGCCGCGCCGACGGCTGGGCGGCTGCGCATCCGCGCGCGGCGGCCGAGATCGCGGCGGCCGACCTGGGCGGCAGCGCCGACGACTGGGAGACCGCGCTGCGCGCCCTCCCGTGGCGGATCGAGGCCGTGAGCGAGGAGTTCATCGCCGAACAGCAGGAGGCGGCCGACATCTTCCACCGCACCGGCTTCATCCCAGGGCCCGTCACCGTCGCACGCGCCCGGGCCGCGGCTCCGGTGGTGTGA
- a CDS encoding chitosanase, with protein sequence MTRLFLFGAPIAIAASIVFGSSGESALPTGSPQATQPEAPAPAGTDAADAARREAEDAEIAALPAGLAKPRMKEIASQLVASAESSTLDWRSQYGTIEDVGDGTGYTAGIVGFCSGTNDMLQLVESFTEDHPDNPLARFVPALRAVDGTDSHEGLDPGFTDAWKEAAGDKAFRDAQEEFRDRLYFEPAVRLAKLDGLGTLGQFIYYDAMVLHGPGIEATGFYGIRDAAMAKADTAAEGGDETAYLDAFLDAGASVIRAKKTQRDTSRIDTAQRVFLRNGNLGLRTPLVWQTYGETFRIPS encoded by the coding sequence GTGACGCGTCTCTTCCTCTTCGGCGCACCGATCGCCATCGCCGCATCCATCGTGTTCGGCAGCAGCGGCGAGTCCGCGCTGCCCACGGGCTCGCCGCAGGCGACGCAGCCCGAGGCACCCGCCCCTGCCGGTACGGACGCCGCCGACGCGGCCAGGCGGGAGGCGGAGGACGCGGAGATAGCCGCTCTGCCGGCCGGCCTCGCGAAGCCGCGGATGAAGGAGATCGCCTCGCAGCTGGTGGCGAGCGCGGAGAGCTCCACGCTGGACTGGCGCAGCCAGTACGGCACCATCGAGGACGTGGGCGACGGCACCGGTTACACGGCCGGGATCGTCGGCTTCTGTTCCGGGACGAACGACATGCTCCAGCTCGTCGAGTCCTTCACCGAGGACCACCCGGACAATCCTCTCGCCCGGTTCGTCCCCGCCCTGCGCGCGGTGGACGGCACCGATTCGCACGAGGGACTGGACCCCGGCTTCACGGACGCGTGGAAGGAGGCGGCCGGGGACAAGGCGTTCCGGGACGCCCAGGAGGAGTTCCGGGACAGGCTCTACTTCGAGCCCGCGGTGCGGCTGGCGAAGCTGGACGGGCTCGGCACGCTGGGGCAGTTCATCTACTACGACGCCATGGTCCTGCACGGTCCCGGCATAGAGGCGACGGGTTTCTACGGAATCCGTGACGCGGCGATGGCCAAGGCCGACACGGCGGCCGAGGGCGGTGACGAGACCGCGTACCTCGACGCCTTCCTGGACGCGGGCGCGTCGGTGATCCGGGCGAAGAAGACGCAGCGCGACACCTCGCGGATCGACACCGCGCAGCGGGTGTTCCTGCGCAACGGCAATCTGGGGCTGCGGACGCCTCTGGTGTGGCAGACGTACGGCGAGACGTTCCGCATCCCGTCCTGA
- a CDS encoding ABC transporter ATP-binding protein translates to MTSTPHHDQAVRVRGLRRTFGTRAVLDDLRLDIARGEFVALLGASGSGKTTLLRILGALDGADAGEVLVPEARTIVFQEPRLVPSKKVLANVTVALPRNRSERGLRALAEVGLERHAEAWPATLSGGEAQRVALARALVREPELLLLDEPFAALDALTRLRMQDLVEELCRKHRPAVLLVTHDVDEAVRLADRVAVLRDGRLVTDETVTVDRPREPGDPAFAALRRRLLNDLGVETRTPAPATPPTPAEAGAI, encoded by the coding sequence ATGACCTCGACCCCCCATCACGACCAGGCCGTACGCGTACGGGGCCTGCGGCGGACCTTCGGGACCCGCGCCGTCCTCGACGACCTCCGGCTCGACATCGCACGCGGCGAGTTCGTTGCCCTGCTCGGGGCGAGCGGCAGCGGCAAGACCACACTGCTGCGCATCCTGGGAGCCCTCGACGGGGCCGACGCGGGCGAGGTCCTCGTCCCGGAGGCACGCACCATCGTGTTCCAGGAACCCCGGCTCGTCCCGTCCAAGAAGGTCCTCGCCAATGTGACCGTCGCCCTGCCCCGCAACCGCTCCGAGCGTGGTCTCCGGGCACTGGCCGAGGTCGGTCTCGAACGGCACGCCGAAGCCTGGCCCGCCACCCTCTCCGGCGGCGAGGCCCAGCGCGTCGCCCTCGCACGAGCCCTGGTGCGCGAGCCCGAACTCCTCCTGCTCGACGAGCCGTTCGCCGCCCTCGACGCCCTCACCCGGCTCAGAATGCAGGACCTGGTCGAGGAACTCTGCCGCAAGCACCGCCCCGCCGTCCTGCTGGTCACGCACGACGTCGACGAGGCCGTGCGGCTCGCCGACCGCGTCGCGGTCCTGCGCGACGGTCGTCTCGTCACCGACGAGACCGTCACCGTCGACCGGCCCCGCGAGCCGGGCGACCCCGCGTTCGCCGCACTGCGCCGCCGCCTGCTGAACGACCTCGGCGTCGAGACCAGGACACCCGCCCCAGCCACCCCGCCCACCCCAGCCGAAGCAGGAGCCATCTGA
- a CDS encoding ABC transporter permease, which produces MSGATPGGLVTPRPQLRRARSRGYAVTVRALGPVVLLALWWAASATGVLTADVLASPAQVLRAVGELWGDGQLPDALTTSLTRSGLGLLIGLAAGLALGITTGFTRLGDELLDSSLQTLRTIPFLSLVPLFMVWFGINETAKILLIAVATTFPMYVSTSSGVRNTDPKLVEAMRSFGMGRLGIVREVVLPGALPSLLAGLRLSMTLSVIALIAAEEINATAGIGYLMSQAQSYARTDILAVCILVYGLLGLTADIVVRLLERVLMPWRTPLGVSR; this is translated from the coding sequence ATGAGCGGCGCGACGCCCGGCGGTCTCGTCACCCCGCGTCCCCAGCTCCGCAGGGCCCGCAGCCGCGGCTACGCCGTGACCGTCCGCGCACTCGGCCCCGTCGTCCTGCTCGCCCTGTGGTGGGCGGCCTCCGCCACGGGTGTCCTGACCGCCGACGTCCTGGCTTCACCCGCGCAAGTGCTGCGAGCCGTAGGAGAGTTGTGGGGCGACGGCCAGCTCCCCGACGCGCTGACCACCTCCCTCACCCGCTCCGGGCTCGGGCTCCTCATCGGCCTCGCCGCCGGACTGGCCCTCGGCATCACCACCGGATTCACCCGGCTCGGCGACGAACTGCTCGACTCCTCCCTCCAGACCCTGCGCACCATCCCGTTCCTCTCCCTCGTGCCGCTGTTCATGGTCTGGTTCGGGATCAACGAAACGGCCAAGATCCTGCTCATCGCCGTCGCCACCACCTTCCCGATGTACGTGTCGACGTCCAGCGGTGTACGCAACACCGACCCCAAACTCGTCGAGGCCATGCGCAGCTTCGGAATGGGCCGGCTCGGGATCGTCCGGGAGGTCGTGCTGCCCGGTGCCCTGCCCTCGCTGCTCGCCGGACTGCGCCTGTCCATGACGCTCAGCGTCATCGCCCTCATCGCCGCCGAGGAGATCAACGCCACCGCGGGCATCGGCTATCTGATGTCCCAGGCGCAGAGCTACGCCCGCACCGACATCCTCGCCGTCTGCATCCTCGTCTACGGCCTCCTCGGCCTGACCGCCGACATCGTCGTACGCCTGCTGGAGCGCGTCCTCATGCCCTGGCGCACCCCGCTGGGAGTCTCCCGATGA
- a CDS encoding VOC family protein: protein MFNPSFVTGIPNWIDLGTPDLDGATAFYRGLFGWDLLPGGPETGEYGMFQLNGHAAAGVMTVPEDQAKPSWSVYFQTPDADATATSVAQAGGTVLFPPMDVREFGRMAGFTDSAGAYFGVWQPGTNSGLGVIQEPGSLLWSELHTSEVSAAVAFFQTLFGWDVDEMSFPGGSYTTVRPGGSGPESSFGGIVRLGDVRADADTGPHWIPYFATEDCDATSAEAARLGGKVTVAPDDVEGVGRIAHLADPYGAAFAVIKPAPMP, encoded by the coding sequence ATGTTCAACCCCAGCTTTGTCACGGGAATCCCCAACTGGATCGACCTCGGTACGCCGGACCTCGACGGGGCCACCGCCTTCTACCGTGGCCTCTTCGGCTGGGACCTGCTGCCCGGTGGCCCCGAAACCGGCGAGTACGGGATGTTCCAGCTGAACGGGCATGCGGCGGCCGGGGTGATGACCGTCCCGGAGGACCAGGCGAAGCCCTCCTGGTCGGTCTACTTCCAGACGCCCGACGCGGATGCCACCGCCACCTCGGTCGCCCAGGCCGGAGGCACGGTGCTCTTCCCCCCGATGGACGTCCGGGAGTTCGGTCGGATGGCCGGCTTCACGGACAGCGCGGGGGCGTACTTCGGCGTCTGGCAGCCGGGTACCAACAGCGGCCTGGGCGTGATCCAGGAACCGGGCTCCCTGCTCTGGTCCGAACTGCACACCTCCGAGGTGTCCGCCGCTGTCGCCTTCTTCCAGACGCTGTTCGGCTGGGACGTCGACGAGATGAGCTTCCCCGGTGGCTCGTACACGACGGTCAGGCCGGGGGGCTCCGGCCCGGAGTCGTCGTTCGGCGGGATCGTCCGCCTGGGTGACGTGCGGGCCGACGCGGACACCGGACCGCACTGGATCCCGTACTTCGCGACGGAGGACTGCGACGCCACGTCGGCCGAGGCGGCGCGACTGGGCGGAAAGGTGACGGTGGCGCCGGACGACGTGGAGGGCGTGGGCAGGATCGCGCATCTCGCCGACCCGTACGGTGCGGCGTTCGCCGTGATCAAGCCCGCACCGATGCCCTAG
- a CDS encoding WhiB family transcriptional regulator, whose product MLINTVTEDALAWRETALCAQAGPEFFFPAPGSSTREAKQLCNACEGRVACLEYALANDERFGVWGGLSEKERDRMRRGARDRG is encoded by the coding sequence ATGCTGATCAACACCGTGACCGAAGACGCGCTCGCCTGGCGGGAGACCGCGCTCTGCGCGCAGGCGGGACCCGAGTTCTTCTTCCCGGCTCCCGGCAGTTCGACGCGCGAGGCCAAGCAGTTGTGCAACGCCTGCGAGGGCCGGGTCGCCTGCCTCGAGTACGCACTCGCCAACGACGAACGCTTCGGCGTATGGGGCGGGCTCTCCGAGAAGGAGCGGGACCGGATGCGCAGAGGCGCGCGCGACCGGGGCTGA